The Flavobacterium commune genome contains a region encoding:
- a CDS encoding glycoside hydrolase family 78 protein encodes MKKNIYILLIASYMLFSCGGGDSSSDEEVTNTAPTVPTLTLPANNQLCINNAVSFEWNLSTDAEKNPLTYQIQIATDNQFAQIVKTTEGSSTYQSFTLNKGVAYYWRVKATDSKNASSNYSATYSFYTEADAVANHTPFLPQIVQPELSSFVNTTTATLKWTASDVDTSDVLVYDVYFGTTSTPTTKVATNISTTSWTSTTLQAATSYYWKVVVKDNKGGETIGQVWSFKTN; translated from the coding sequence ATGAAAAAGAATATTTATATCCTTCTAATAGCTTCATACATGTTGTTTTCATGTGGTGGAGGTGATTCTTCATCTGATGAAGAAGTTACAAATACAGCACCTACTGTGCCTACATTGACTTTACCGGCTAATAATCAATTGTGTATTAATAATGCAGTAAGTTTCGAATGGAATCTATCAACAGATGCCGAAAAAAATCCGCTTACTTATCAAATTCAAATTGCCACCGATAATCAGTTTGCACAAATTGTAAAAACGACCGAAGGTTCTTCAACCTATCAATCCTTTACATTGAATAAAGGAGTTGCTTATTATTGGAGAGTAAAAGCAACAGATAGTAAAAATGCCTCGAGTAATTATTCGGCTACCTATAGTTTTTATACCGAGGCTGATGCCGTAGCTAATCATACGCCATTTTTACCGCAGATTGTGCAACCGGAACTCAGTTCTTTTGTAAACACAACTACTGCAACTCTTAAATGGACTGCATCCGATGTCGATACTAGTGACGTGCTGGTTTATGATGTTTATTTTGGAACAACATCCACACCCACTACAAAAGTAGCAACTAATATTTCGACTACTTCATGGACAAGTACAACGTTGCAGGCGGCTACCAGTTATTACTGGAAAGTAGTCGTTAAGGATAATAAAGGAGGGGAGACTATAGGTCAGGTTTGGAGTTTTAAAACTAATTAA